One genomic segment of Vulpes vulpes isolate BD-2025 chromosome 2, VulVul3, whole genome shotgun sequence includes these proteins:
- the LOC112929697 gene encoding arylacetamide deacetylase-like 4, which translates to MQGVQPSQRSPADEAPRLCSCGNLRKVNPQPPARGGSSSPLAVALEPVPGQGVHPAALGRTGTLLGREEEIAEDGGLGIEDPGERTVSGRETLLGDPHPLEKESLVGAQRKTHPQGFVLTWRPQPTAAGAQGSETGRAVTRQVLGREGGHPGGAEGSRGGSQVVAKRRRVRRLKLQEAEILEKLGICSKLRFLQLLQSGVRVKRDARLVVTDLYLGTTPVRLFQPKAVSSGPRRGIIFFPGGGGFLGSLDSYHNLCSQLAVETDSVLLLIGYRKLPDHHYPCIFQDCLNTSILFLKGLKTYGVDPSRVVICGDSLGGGNVACVIQHLVGRSDLPRVRAQVLIYPITQIINLQLPSHQQNRNVPFLSQKIMMICMLKYLVVNSHWWDTILSGAFIPPDIWRKYSKWLSSDNIPESFRKPGYQPEFPGPFNEAAYLENKHLFDITNAPLLGDDEVIAQLPEAFLVSCENDVLRDDTLLYMKRLEDQGVSVMWYHVEDGFHGSLIFFDQKFFFFPCALKIVNAVISYIKSI; encoded by the exons ATGCAGGGGGTACAGCCCAGCCAACGCAGCCCAGCCGATGAGGCACCAA GATTGTGTTCCTGTGGGAACCTGCGTAAAGTGAACCCTCAGCCTCCTGCCCGCGGTGGAAGTTCTTCACCTTTGGCTGTGGCCTTGGAGCCTGTCCCAGGCCAGGGCGTCCACCCCGCGGCTCTCGGCAGGACGG GAACCCTccttgggagggaggaggagattgCTGAGGACGGTGGGCTCGGGATCGAG GACCCGGGGGAGCGCACCGTGTCCGGCCGCGAGACACTCCTGGGGGACCCGCACCCGCTGGAGAAGGAGAGCTTGGTCGGGGCCCAGCGCAAAACACACCCTCAGGGCTTTGTCCTGACTTGGCGCCCACAG CCCACAGCCGCCGGCGCCCAGGGCTCGGAGACGGGCCGCGCAGTAACCCGGCAGGTCCTGGGCCGCGAGGGGGGCCACCCAGGAGGAGCGGAGGGCTCGCGAGGGGGCTCGCAAGTCGTGGCAAAGCGTAGACGAGTCCGGAGGCTGAAGCTGCAAGAA GCGGAAATATTGGAGAAGCTGGGAATATGCTCCAAGCTCAGATTTCTCCAGTTATTGCAAAGCGGTGTGAGAGTAAAGAGGGATGCTAGACTTGTGGTAACTGACTTGTATTTGGGGACCACACCGGTGAGGCTGTTCCAGCCCAAGGCCGTGTCCTCCGGCCCCCGGCGAGGCATCATCTTCTTCCCCGGAGGAGGCGGgttcctggggagcctgg ACTCCTACCACAACCTGTGCAGTCAGCTGGCCGTGGAGACTGACTCGGTGCTGCTGTTGATTGG GTACCGCAAGCTTCCGGATCACCACTACCCCTGCATTTTCCAAGACTGCCTGAACACCTCCATTCTCTTCCTGAAGGGCCTCAAAACCTACGGGGTGGACCCCTCCCGGGTTGTGATCTGCGGAGACAGCCTTGGGGGAGGGAATGTGGCCTGTGTCATCCAGCACCTGGTGGGCAGATCAGATCTTCCCCGGGTCAGGGCCCAGGTGCTGATTTATCCAATTACTCAGATCATCAATTTGCAGCTGCCGTCCCACCAGCAGAACCGGAACGtccctttcctctcccagaaGATCATGATGATATGTATGCTTAAATACTTGGTTGTCAACTCTCACTGGTGGGACACCATCCTGAGCGGTGCTTTCATCCCCCCGGACATCTGGAGGAAATACAGCAAGTGGCTCAGCTCTGACAACATACCCGAGAGTTTCAGGAAGCCAGGTTACCAGCCTGAATTTCCCGGCCCTTTTAATGAGGCTGCCTACCTGGAAAACAAACATCTTTTTGATATAACAAATGCTCCTCTGCTAGGGGATGATGAGGTCATCGCTCAGCTTCCCGAGGCCTTCCTGGTGAGCTGTGAGAACGATGTCCTCCGTGATGACACCTTGCTCTATATGAAGCGCTTGGAGGACCAAGGGGTCTCTGTGATGTGGTATCACGTGGAGGATGGCTTCCATGGGTCCCTGATATTTTTTGatcagaagtttttctttttcccatgcgCCTTGAAAATTGTAAACGCTGTCATCAGTTATATAAAGAGCATATAG